One Pygocentrus nattereri isolate fPygNat1 chromosome 23, fPygNat1.pri, whole genome shotgun sequence genomic window carries:
- the LOC108429077 gene encoding uncharacterized protein LOC108429077, with the protein MKILLILEDNEKHKKVWKQFKKKVKRKLHKVSAEESNKEIKAVMKFCNFKGESDLEAALTSIPENKPAVLVVLHETSEPDTVGKDSGRSETRENTFIVHCVFNSEVKTLEEYHKKRKVWKEVDEFLQSVASSESTNTPYFTIVVGNTLKSHEQFLEKLHEKRRLRSVSDVGKCNVILVFCPIVSRAGTDIEAALLQLNRLSDKPAVLVVLHHTFDPESTLPDSSRTVSRKKTLTVDCLFHEDRGLLQCRKNDDALKGVSNWIKSANSL; encoded by the exons ATGAAAA TTCTGTTAATCCTGGAAGAtaatgaaaaacacaagaaagtttggaaacagtttaaaaaaaaagtcaaacgaAAGCTGCACAAAGTTTCCGCAGAGGAAAGTAACAAGGAGATTAAGGCTGTTATGAAGTTCTGCAATTTTAAGGGTGAAAGTGACCTTGAAGCAGCACTGACAAGCATTCCTG AAAACAAGCCTGCAGTTCTGGTGGTGCTCCATGAAACATCAGAACCAGACACAGTGGGAAAAGACAGCGGCAGATCTGAGACCAGAGAGAATACGTTCATAGTGCACTGTGTGTTTAATAGTGAGGTTAAAACATTAGAGGAATACCATAAGAAGCGCAAGGTCTGGAAGGAAGTCGACGAATTTCTCCAATCTGtg GCTTCATCAGAAAGCACGA ATACACCATATTTTACTATTGTAGTGGGAAATACTCTGAAGTCCCATGAGCAGTTCCTGGAAAAACTCCATGAAAAAAGACGTCTAAGGAGTGTGTCTGATGTGGGGAAGTGTAATGTAATTTTGGTTTTCTGTCCAATTGTTTCACGAGCTGGAACTGACATTGAAGCAGCACTGCTCCAACTTAATCGTTTATCAG ACAAACCTGCTGTTCTAGTGGTGCTCCATCACACGTTTGATCCAGAAAGCACTTTACCAGACAGCAGCAGAACTGTGAGCAGAAAGAAAACACTCACAGTGGACTGTCTGTTCCATGAGGATAGAGGATTGCTGCAGTGCAGGAAGAATGATGACGCTTTAAAAGGCGTTTCAAACTGGATCAAATCTGCG AACTCACTTTAG
- the LOC108429055 gene encoding golgin subfamily A member 6-like protein 22 isoform X2, which yields MASVSNTEFKLIGLRVDEYQSGSAVTLSCHLSPEISAVAMEIRWFKGTDCVCLYKNRQVTEGRGYEGRVSLFTQELQRGNVSLQIRDCTESDAGQYLCQVTNRDTTEEITVKVRDLSPLRRRVFIVQQSDRKLTEEERMKMEESSLQTELKDERFPGPILKNLMALIEEKAEREHLKEAEAELENTAKQTDREEELKELEKHQEERESIREVILEIREMQERIMRERVEMRQREEQEIGGKMRAVVDALRSSAEPAETLKEIIKQHETKKHECKRKLTQEKHMGKRRELEREVKRQDEHVKKAKQELERMQEKRRMMVTSHRLEVKIREKNAVKADRYFIRNLPEFVTQAVITNKQKEFDSKMSEKNKELEILKKSLSEMDKQREKELEERNKTLEEKNNQIKSSKKQLETLAKELQDMSSKLQEMMILLEQQKTEVSEKDKQLEEKERLLSGRIKQLQERPDSLEAVRRRFSKENPYDLSGKTSAAPLTRTNSNNIFHPQMSGESSSSASPESVPVSELRLVLLGRTGCGKRAAGNIILGREERSQAGPSTVRQQSESRQGEVTGRQVTVVDTLDWFCPGLSLEELRQDVGLCVRLSAPGPHAFLLVIPVKQSTGEERGMLEKIDEIFGERCWRNTMILFTITDGVQEKNIEEFIQSGTQEVQRLVEKCGNRFHCLIIKESGDGSQTSELLEKIEKMVEGNREKFYSSETYLETESQIREMEKRIVREREEMRERQERETREKLERHVQEITMKYQESTAGFQTQITQHEERIAKLEKLLEEERDEKRKVELERKLEREIQQRNKVQLELERLREETEKERKEMEERHIQEMEEIREMYEGEAKKEAERNLMKIILPELQQRMWEVMTKKLKDFDCRMDEKEREIETLRRRLREGVREGITAGGDDHQEDTRGLFSRLTQRLLWGTLSDPVIITRSDQ from the exons atggCAAGTGTGAGCAACA CTGAGTTCAAGCTCATCGGACTTCGTGTTGATGAGTATCAGTCTGGCTCTGCAGTCACTCTCTCCTGTCACCTGTCTCCTGAAATCAgtgctgttgccatggagatCAGGTGGTTTAAGGGGACGGACTGTGTTTGTCTCTATAAGAACAGGCAGGTGACAGAGGGGCGGGGCTACGAGGGCAGAGTGAGTCTGTTCACTCAGGAGCTGCAGAGAGGAAACGTCTCCTTACAGATCAGAGACTGTACAGAGTCAGATGCAGGACAGTACCTGTGTCAGGTCACAAATAGAGACACAACAGAGGAGATTACAGTTAAAGTGCGAG ATCTTTCCCCGCTG CGAAGAAGAGTTTTCATTGTCCAGCAG AGTGACAGAAAGCtgacagaagaggagagaatGAAAATGGAAGAATCTTCTCTGCAGACTG AATTAAAAGACGAGAGGTTTCCTGGGCCTATACTTAAGAATTTGATGGCCTTAATTGAAGAAAAGGCAGAGAGGGAACACCTGAAAGAAGCTGAGGCTGAATTGGAGAACACAGCCAAGCAAACAGACCGTGAAGAAGAATTAAAAGAGTTAGAAAAGCAtcaagaggagagagagagcatcagaGAGGTCATTCTGGAGATCAGAGAGATGCAGGAAAGAataatgagagaaagagtggagatGAGACAAAGAGAGGAACAGGAGATCGGAGGAAAGATGAGAGCTGTTGTGGATGCTTTGAGGAGCTCAGCAGAACCAGCTGAAACGCTGAAGGAAATTATAAAGCAGCATGAAACCAAAAAACATGAATGTAAGCGAAAGTtaacacaggaaaaacacatggggaagaggagagagctggagagagaagtgaagagacAAGATGAGCATGTGAAGAAAGCTAAACAAGAGCTAGAAAGGAtgcaggagaagaggaggatgaTGGTGACGAGTCACAGACTAGAGGTGAAGATCAGAGAGAAGAATGCAGTAAAAGCTGACAGATACTTCATCAGGAACCTGCCTGAATTTGTCACTCAGGCTGttataacaaacaaacagaaagagttTGATAGTAAGatgagtgaaaaaaacaaagagttagaaatactgaaaaaaagccTCTCAGAGATGgataaacaaagagaaaaggaaTTAGAGGAGAGGAATAAGACTTTAGAGGAGAAAAACAACCAAATTAAAAGCAGTAAAAAGCAGCTGGAGACTCTGGCAAAGGAACTGCAGGATATGAGCAGCAAACTACAGGAGATGATGATCCTATTGGAACAACAGAAAACTGAAGTGagtgaaaaagacaaacagctcgaagagaaggagagacttCTAAGTGGGAGAATCAAGCAGCTGCAAGAAAGACCAGACTCATTAGAAGCAGTCAGGAGAAGATTCAGTAAGGAGAATCCTTATGACT tGAGTGGAAAGACTTCAGCAGCACCGCTGACACGAACAAACAGTAACAACATTTTTCATCCAcaaa TGAGTGGAGAATCCTCTAGTTCAGCCTCTCCAGAGTCAGTTCCTGTATCAGAGCTCAGGCTGGTGCTGCTGGGGAGGACTGGATGTGGGAAGAGAGCAGCAGGAAACATCATCCTgggcagagaggagaggagccaGGCTGGACCGTCTACAGTGAGGCAGCAGAGTGAGAGCAGACAGGGGGAGGTAACTGGGAGGCAGGTGACTGTGGTGGACACTCTTGACTGGTTCTGTCCTGGACTCTCTCTGGAGGAGCTGAGACAGGACGTGGGACTCTGTGTCCGTCTGTCTGCCCCAGGACCCCACGCCTTCCTCCTAGTCATACCAGTGAAGCAGTctacaggagaggagagaggcaTGCTGGAGAAAATAGACGAGATTTTTGGAGAGAGATGTTGGAGGAACACCATGATCCTTTTCACCATTACTGATGGAGTCCAAGAGAAGAACATTGAAGAGTTTATCCAGTCAGGAACCCAGGAAGTCCAGAGACTTGTAGAGAAATGTGGGAACAGGTTTCACTGTCTCATCATTAAGGAGAGTGGAGATGGTTCTCAAACCtcagagctgctggagaagATAGAGAAGATGGTGgaaggaaacagagagaaattCTACAGCAGTGAGACCTACCTGGAGACAGAATCTCAGatcagagagatggagaaaagaattgtgagggaaagagaggagatgagagaaagacaagaaagaGAAACTAGAGAGAAACTGGAGAGGCATGTACAAGAGATTACAATGAAGTATCAAGAATCAACTGCTGGCTTTCAAACACAAATTACTCAGCATGAGGAACGAATAGCTAAACTTGAAAAACTGctagaagaagaaagagatgagaagagaaaggTAGAACTAGAGAGAAAactggagagagagattcagCAGAGGAATAAGGTTCAGTTGGAGCtggagagactgagagaagaGACTGAAAAGGAGAGGaaggagatggaggagagacACATACAGGAGATGGAGGAGATCAGGGAGATGTATGAAGGAGAAGCCAAGAAGGAGGCAGAGAGGAACCTCATGAAGATCATCCTGCCTGAACTCCAGCAGAGAATGTGGGAAGTCATGACAAAGAAACTGAAAGATTTTGATTGTAGGATGGacgaaaaggagagagagatagaaacacTAAGACGGAGGCTCAGAGAAGGAGTCAGAGAGGGAATCACAGCAGGAGGAGATGATCATCAGGAGGACACTAGAGGACTGTTTAGCAGGTTAACACAGCGGCTCCTTTGGGGAACACTCAGTGATCCAGTTATAATCACTCGGTCAGATCAGTGA
- the LOC108429055 gene encoding golgin subfamily A member 6-like protein 22 isoform X1 encodes MRNCMCVFSRTAEFKLIGLRVDEYQSGSAVTLSCHLSPEISAVAMEIRWFKGTDCVCLYKNRQVTEGRGYEGRVSLFTQELQRGNVSLQIRDCTESDAGQYLCQVTNRDTTEEITVKVRDLSPLRRRVFIVQQSDRKLTEEERMKMEESSLQTELKDERFPGPILKNLMALIEEKAEREHLKEAEAELENTAKQTDREEELKELEKHQEERESIREVILEIREMQERIMRERVEMRQREEQEIGGKMRAVVDALRSSAEPAETLKEIIKQHETKKHECKRKLTQEKHMGKRRELEREVKRQDEHVKKAKQELERMQEKRRMMVTSHRLEVKIREKNAVKADRYFIRNLPEFVTQAVITNKQKEFDSKMSEKNKELEILKKSLSEMDKQREKELEERNKTLEEKNNQIKSSKKQLETLAKELQDMSSKLQEMMILLEQQKTEVSEKDKQLEEKERLLSGRIKQLQERPDSLEAVRRRFSKENPYDLSGKTSAAPLTRTNSNNIFHPQMSGESSSSASPESVPVSELRLVLLGRTGCGKRAAGNIILGREERSQAGPSTVRQQSESRQGEVTGRQVTVVDTLDWFCPGLSLEELRQDVGLCVRLSAPGPHAFLLVIPVKQSTGEERGMLEKIDEIFGERCWRNTMILFTITDGVQEKNIEEFIQSGTQEVQRLVEKCGNRFHCLIIKESGDGSQTSELLEKIEKMVEGNREKFYSSETYLETESQIREMEKRIVREREEMRERQERETREKLERHVQEITMKYQESTAGFQTQITQHEERIAKLEKLLEEERDEKRKVELERKLEREIQQRNKVQLELERLREETEKERKEMEERHIQEMEEIREMYEGEAKKEAERNLMKIILPELQQRMWEVMTKKLKDFDCRMDEKEREIETLRRRLREGVREGITAGGDDHQEDTRGLFSRLTQRLLWGTLSDPVIITRSDQ; translated from the exons ATGAGaaactgtatgtgtgttttttcacgCACAGCTGAGTTCAAGCTCATCGGACTTCGTGTTGATGAGTATCAGTCTGGCTCTGCAGTCACTCTCTCCTGTCACCTGTCTCCTGAAATCAgtgctgttgccatggagatCAGGTGGTTTAAGGGGACGGACTGTGTTTGTCTCTATAAGAACAGGCAGGTGACAGAGGGGCGGGGCTACGAGGGCAGAGTGAGTCTGTTCACTCAGGAGCTGCAGAGAGGAAACGTCTCCTTACAGATCAGAGACTGTACAGAGTCAGATGCAGGACAGTACCTGTGTCAGGTCACAAATAGAGACACAACAGAGGAGATTACAGTTAAAGTGCGAG ATCTTTCCCCGCTG CGAAGAAGAGTTTTCATTGTCCAGCAG AGTGACAGAAAGCtgacagaagaggagagaatGAAAATGGAAGAATCTTCTCTGCAGACTG AATTAAAAGACGAGAGGTTTCCTGGGCCTATACTTAAGAATTTGATGGCCTTAATTGAAGAAAAGGCAGAGAGGGAACACCTGAAAGAAGCTGAGGCTGAATTGGAGAACACAGCCAAGCAAACAGACCGTGAAGAAGAATTAAAAGAGTTAGAAAAGCAtcaagaggagagagagagcatcagaGAGGTCATTCTGGAGATCAGAGAGATGCAGGAAAGAataatgagagaaagagtggagatGAGACAAAGAGAGGAACAGGAGATCGGAGGAAAGATGAGAGCTGTTGTGGATGCTTTGAGGAGCTCAGCAGAACCAGCTGAAACGCTGAAGGAAATTATAAAGCAGCATGAAACCAAAAAACATGAATGTAAGCGAAAGTtaacacaggaaaaacacatggggaagaggagagagctggagagagaagtgaagagacAAGATGAGCATGTGAAGAAAGCTAAACAAGAGCTAGAAAGGAtgcaggagaagaggaggatgaTGGTGACGAGTCACAGACTAGAGGTGAAGATCAGAGAGAAGAATGCAGTAAAAGCTGACAGATACTTCATCAGGAACCTGCCTGAATTTGTCACTCAGGCTGttataacaaacaaacagaaagagttTGATAGTAAGatgagtgaaaaaaacaaagagttagaaatactgaaaaaaagccTCTCAGAGATGgataaacaaagagaaaaggaaTTAGAGGAGAGGAATAAGACTTTAGAGGAGAAAAACAACCAAATTAAAAGCAGTAAAAAGCAGCTGGAGACTCTGGCAAAGGAACTGCAGGATATGAGCAGCAAACTACAGGAGATGATGATCCTATTGGAACAACAGAAAACTGAAGTGagtgaaaaagacaaacagctcgaagagaaggagagacttCTAAGTGGGAGAATCAAGCAGCTGCAAGAAAGACCAGACTCATTAGAAGCAGTCAGGAGAAGATTCAGTAAGGAGAATCCTTATGACT tGAGTGGAAAGACTTCAGCAGCACCGCTGACACGAACAAACAGTAACAACATTTTTCATCCAcaaa TGAGTGGAGAATCCTCTAGTTCAGCCTCTCCAGAGTCAGTTCCTGTATCAGAGCTCAGGCTGGTGCTGCTGGGGAGGACTGGATGTGGGAAGAGAGCAGCAGGAAACATCATCCTgggcagagaggagaggagccaGGCTGGACCGTCTACAGTGAGGCAGCAGAGTGAGAGCAGACAGGGGGAGGTAACTGGGAGGCAGGTGACTGTGGTGGACACTCTTGACTGGTTCTGTCCTGGACTCTCTCTGGAGGAGCTGAGACAGGACGTGGGACTCTGTGTCCGTCTGTCTGCCCCAGGACCCCACGCCTTCCTCCTAGTCATACCAGTGAAGCAGTctacaggagaggagagaggcaTGCTGGAGAAAATAGACGAGATTTTTGGAGAGAGATGTTGGAGGAACACCATGATCCTTTTCACCATTACTGATGGAGTCCAAGAGAAGAACATTGAAGAGTTTATCCAGTCAGGAACCCAGGAAGTCCAGAGACTTGTAGAGAAATGTGGGAACAGGTTTCACTGTCTCATCATTAAGGAGAGTGGAGATGGTTCTCAAACCtcagagctgctggagaagATAGAGAAGATGGTGgaaggaaacagagagaaattCTACAGCAGTGAGACCTACCTGGAGACAGAATCTCAGatcagagagatggagaaaagaattgtgagggaaagagaggagatgagagaaagacaagaaagaGAAACTAGAGAGAAACTGGAGAGGCATGTACAAGAGATTACAATGAAGTATCAAGAATCAACTGCTGGCTTTCAAACACAAATTACTCAGCATGAGGAACGAATAGCTAAACTTGAAAAACTGctagaagaagaaagagatgagaagagaaaggTAGAACTAGAGAGAAAactggagagagagattcagCAGAGGAATAAGGTTCAGTTGGAGCtggagagactgagagaagaGACTGAAAAGGAGAGGaaggagatggaggagagacACATACAGGAGATGGAGGAGATCAGGGAGATGTATGAAGGAGAAGCCAAGAAGGAGGCAGAGAGGAACCTCATGAAGATCATCCTGCCTGAACTCCAGCAGAGAATGTGGGAAGTCATGACAAAGAAACTGAAAGATTTTGATTGTAGGATGGacgaaaaggagagagagatagaaacacTAAGACGGAGGCTCAGAGAAGGAGTCAGAGAGGGAATCACAGCAGGAGGAGATGATCATCAGGAGGACACTAGAGGACTGTTTAGCAGGTTAACACAGCGGCTCCTTTGGGGAACACTCAGTGATCCAGTTATAATCACTCGGTCAGATCAGTGA